From the genome of Candidatus Coatesbacteria bacterium:
CGGTAGTCGCCGGGATTGACTTCGTTGAAGACGCGTAGCTCGTCGCCCACGCCCCAGCCGATTTCCCGACGGCCGAAGGAGATGTCCAACGGCGCCAGCGGCACTCCGTACAGGTTGACATAGGCCGTGTTGAGTTCCAGCTCCCAGGGATCGAGCACCCCGCGGCGGGTCAGCTCCGCCAACTCGCCCGCCGAGGTGAAGCCGGTGCCGCGCAGACGGAGGGAGGCCTCGGCGTCGGCGACGTCCCAAACCGTGCGCAGCTTGAGGCCGATGTCGTTCTCGTTGTAGGTGAAGGTCTCCGGGGGTTCGGTACGGTGACGCAGATCGGCCTCGATATAGGCCGAAAGCTCGAGCTCGGGGATCAGGGCGCCTGTTTCTTCGCCTGTCGACGATACCGTGCCGTCGTCGGCGGGCGGCTCCGGATACTCGATCTCCACCTCGTCGGCCTCTTCGGCCGCCAGGGTCAGGGGAAGCAACAGCAGGATCAGGGAGGGTTTTCGCATCATATCACCGTCAGCGTTGCAGCTCGCGCTGGCTGAAGAAGGAACTCGACAGGCCGCCGTCGTAATCGATACTCGAGATGGCGATGGTCGTCTTGTGGCCCGTGGTCACATCGGTCATCAGCAAGGCGCCGATCGAGGTGTAGCCGTCGCGCTCCGCGATGCCGCCCGTGGTCAGGCGCTTGATCAGACCGGCGGAGGTGTAAAAATCGACGCGGCGGAAGACGAAGCTGTCCGTCTCGACCCACATCTTGAGTTTGGTGTAATCGGTGTCGACACCGGAGCGCGGCGTCAATTCCAGGACGTACTGGCCGTCGACGGTGTCGAGGAGCTCGGCGGTGTAGTCCTCGTCGTAGCTGTAATTGGCCAGGTCCTGGTAGCTGAAGTCCGTATTGTGGAAGTTCTCGTAACGGGCGTGACCGGCTATGCGGCGGACATCGGCCCGGCTGGGCGAATAGAAGTACATCTCATCGTCGGACAGGACCAGGAAACCGATCCCGGCCACCGACGACGGCGCCGTGTATTTGATCATCCGTTTGTCCTGACCCATGGTCCAGATCTTCAGGGTCGAGGTCTGGGTGGTGCCGCCGGCGTCGGTGACGGTGATGGTGTAGACGGCGGTCATGTCTTCGGCCGCGGTCAGTGTGTTCTCGACCTTCTCGATGATCTGCTGACCGCTGAGGGCCAGGACGGGCAGGCTGATCAGGAGCAGAAACGCGAATGCCTTGCGCATGATTGTCCTCCTGGGGCGCGGACCCCGGTCGATCGGTTGGCGGTTCGTAAACGCTTACCTCATCGATCGCGCCCCGGAGACCTTTGAAAAGACTGTTCGACGAGCTCGACCCCCGCTGGTCGTTGTCCGGGTCTGGTTGTTGTGTAATCAAAGGTCTCCGGGGCGCGGGCTCAGTTAGTTATCGCGGGTTTCGGCCGGTTTGCCGGGTTGGGTTTTACCGAAGATGAAGCGGGGCTTGAGGGCGAAGTAGACGGCGGGCAGCACGATCAGGGCGGCGATTGAGCTGACCACCATGGTGACGGCGATCATCACGCCGAGTTGGCGC
Proteins encoded in this window:
- a CDS encoding outer membrane lipoprotein-sorting protein, which codes for MRKAFAFLLLISLPVLALSGQQIIEKVENTLTAAEDMTAVYTITVTDAGGTTQTSTLKIWTMGQDKRMIKYTAPSSVAGIGFLVLSDDEMYFYSPSRADVRRIAGHARYENFHNTDFSYQDLANYSYDEDYTAELLDTVDGQYVLELTPRSGVDTDYTKLKMWVETDSFVFRRVDFYTSAGLIKRLTTGGIAERDGYTSIGALLMTDVTTGHKTTIAISSIDYDGGLSSSFFSQRELQR